GTTCGGTCGGTTCTTGCGAGCATAGTCGGTACAAGTATCCGGTCGTTCTGCTTGCCAGAGCTCAGCTGCCCGATACTGCCCTGAGCTCGGCAAGCAACTGTTCGACGGTCAACAGATGCGGCCTCACCTCGTCCGGATAGTTCGACATGATCGGCTCCGGCACCACCAATCGAATGCCCGCGTCCTGCATTTCCCTGAACTGCGGCACGGATACCCCTTCCTGCAGCGTGAGCAGGTGCTTGTCGGCAATGCGGTCCGCCTCATTGAGCACCTGCCGCCAACGGTCCTTGCAGGTGGTTTTCGCGGCCAGCATGCGCAGCGATGACGACGGAAATCGTGGGTCGTGATACGCGGCCTCCGACGGGAAGATGAAATCCGGCGCCTTCCTGTTTTCGGTTCTCGCCTGCCACGCGAAGGGAATGCGCTCCTCGTTGAAGATCATGCGGGCGTGGAGTTCGAGCGAACGACCGCTGCGTGACTTCCGTCGATTGGTGAGGGAACCGGCGAACTCCACGAAGGTCTCGACCGATTCGAAACCGCTGTTGATGCGAGGCATCGCATGATAGCGCTCGACGGAATAGAATACCTGCTCTTCGCAACGCCTGCGCTCGACAAGCCGCCGGTCGGCACTCCCATGTGCGAGGCGCCGGTGCGCTGCCCACGTCACGAGCGCCTCACCGTTCGGGAAGGCTGATCGCCAGTCTTCAGGAATCTCTTCATCGCGCAATGCACAGTTGCCACCGATCGCGGAAGTGATGTACGCACCGTTCGGCGATACGATGCGGCCCGCTCCGGGTGCGACATCCGGCAGTCTGTCGAGGAGATAGTCTTCTTCGGAAGGTGAGCGACAGCGCCATATGCGAAGCGCATCGGCATCCGCATTCGATTGGATGCGGAAGGCGAAAATGACGAGAGAGCCGGTGGCATCCGGTTCGACAAGCGGGGAATCGGTGCTGCCCCAGCGGGTGAGTCGGGCTTCGTCCCTACCATTCTTCTGCCGCGACAGCCGTTTCGAGTTGTACCAGACCAGGCGCAGATCGAGGGACTCGCCGTGTGAATCGATATGCGTGGGCAGCGTCAGATCCGGATTGGACTCGCGCCCCGCCCGATCGGACAGCATCGGAAATGCCGTTGCGAAAAGCGACTTGCCAAGGTGTGGTCCACCCTGATGCACGTTCTTCTTGGCATAGGTATCGTTTGCGGAGAGGTACTTGACGTACCAGAGCCATTCAGGCCCGGACACCGAGGCCAACCAATCGGCGAGTTGCAGCGTATCCGTATCGATGTCGCTCATCTGCGGATTCTCCTCACGAGTGCATCCAGTGCGCGCGTCGACGTTCGGCACTCCCACACGACGAACACACGCCAGCCCGACCGCCGGAGGGTTGCGATGTTTCGCGCATCCCGCTCGACGTTCTCCCGGAACTTCCGACTCCAGAACGCCGTGTTGGAGGACGGCGTGGCAGTCTGTGGACAACCTTCATGGCGGTGCCAGAAGCAACCATGCACGAACACCACGGCCTTCCAGCGTGCCAACACGATATCCGGACGCCCGGGCAGGCCGCGTTGATGGAGTCTGAACCTGAGACCGGCCCTGTGCAGGTGTGAACGTACCAACCGCTCCGGCATCGTGTCCCTTCCCTTGATGGAAGCCATCATGCGGCTTCGCTCGGACGGCGCAACGATGTCGGCCATGAATCAGGCGCCGGCGAGCGCGAGCTGCGGCAACGGGTCGCCAAGAGGTTCGACGCTTCGTCGCTCGCCACCTAGGTAGGGAACCAATGCTTTCGCGATGCTGGCCACGACCGGGACGGCCACGGCGTTGCCGAACTGACGATAAGCCTGTGTATCGGAAACCGTGATCTTGAATGGTTCACGACCGGGACGATCGAAGCCCATGAGCCGTGCACACTCCCGTGGCGTCAGCCGGCGCGGCGGACCGGATTCGCGCTGCACGAGGATTTCGGAGCCATCCTTGTAGTATCTGGCGGACAGTGTCCGGGCGACATCACCGGGCCCGACCATGCCGAATCCGAAGCCGTTTCCGGCGGCCTTGTGCTTCTTGGCGTAATCCTGAAGATACTGCCAAAGCGCTGGCGTGAGCGTGTACTTGGGCAGCACACGGCCGAACGCATCGGTGAAACGCTCCTCGGGCACCTCGGATCCGTTCTCCGGGTGGAGGATGTTGCCGAGTCGGGGGCCGGAGATGGGATCCGGAATTTGCACCTCATCGAAGTCGAAGTGCGAATCGAGATCGGGATGAAGTCCGACGATGAAGATGCGCTCGCGGTGCTGCGGCACGAAACTCCTGGCATCGATCACACGGAAGGCGATGCGATATCCCAGTTTTTCGGTGAGTGTCCGCCGAATCACATCGAAGGTCCGACCGCGATCGTGCGATTGCAGGTTCTTCACGTTCTCCAGCACGAACGCCTTGGGCTGCTTCGCGCTGATGATGCGCTCGATGTCGAAAAAGAGCGTGCCTTGGGTTTCACATTCGAATCCGTGCTTGCGTCCAAGCGCATTCTTCTTGGAGACGCCCGCAATGGAGAACGGTTGGCACGGGAAGCCCGCCAAGAGCACGTCGTGGTCGGGGATGGCGTCTGCCGGGATGGCCGTGATGTCCCCATGGACGTCATGGTCGCCGTAGTTGGCCCGATAGGTGGTTTGGGCATGTCGGTCCCACTCCGACGTGAAGACGCAGCACCCACCCGCCTCTTGAAAACCGCTCCGGAAACCGCCGATCCCAGCGAAGAGATCAATGAAGGTGAACTGTCCCGGAACCGGAGACCGTGGCATGAGCCCGAGAAGGTACTTGTAGGCAGCCTCTCGCACGGTCGACTCGCCGCTTTCCCAGCGGGCGATCGTCTTCAACGCGTAGCCGGTCTCATCAGCCACTCGCTTCCGGGAAAAGCCCATGGCTTCCCGCAGTCGGCGGAAGTCCGCGCCTGACGCGGGAGCGGAGTTTGTTCGGGGGGACATTCCATGGACGCTATGTCCACGGCGGCCAGAATGCAACAGGTCACGCCCTCAAGAGAGATGAGCGCGTTGGCACTGAGACCTGCTCAAGAAAATGGGTGTGTGTGTTTCGGCCGGCACGTGGGTCCGCTGGCGAACAGCGAAGGGCAGGGGGTATCGCGACGACGCGCTGGGCCGGCGGGGTGTGTCCGGTATGCGACGTTGCTGATGTCGACGTCTTCGTGCATCGTGCGTACTCGAGTTGCGTGAGGGCTGTCTTCTCGACGTCCTCTCGGTCACACGCGCACAGCATGATGCCAGCCTTGGGGAACTACGGCACGTGCCTGAGCGGCATGTCCGAAGTGGGCAGGCGAAAGACAAACACATCCACAGTCAGGGAGGCTACGGTGATCGAGCACACTTTTCGGTTCGAGGTAACCGACCCGGACACGATCGAGCTTCCTGCTGACTTGCTGCGGGAAGGTGGTCGCTATCGAGTCGATCTCCATGATGGCGATGTGTACATCTCCGGCAACACCAACGGCCTCTTGTACCTTGCGCATGTGCTGGTTCAGTGCGCGAAAGGCGGATTCTCAGAGACCTTCCATGTACACATTCGCCAGGATTCGGAATCAAGGCCGCCGGACGGTAGTGGACCTCCTCCTGCAGAGGTTGTGGTATTTGCCGGGGAACTGTAGTCCGCCATAAAAGGCAACTGGTAGATTCTTCTCGAGAAGGACAGAACTCCGTCCTGATGAGGCTCGTCACAGGTGACGCAGAGGCAGCAGTTCATGACGCACACAGACGGCCTGCGGTTCGGGTGGGTTGATACGAGCATACGGCAGCTCGTGGAGACACGGCCAGCCGCAGTCACTTACGCCTACGCGCTCATCACCTGCGTCGACAGCACGACGGATCTCTCGCATCTGAAGACGGCACGGGCGATCACCCAGCGCCATCCCCAGTGTGGGTTCCTCGGCACCGCGTTGGTGATCCCCGGGGAACTGCTAGCCGACATCGTGACGGAGTTCAACCTCTTCAACGGTTTTGACGAGGCGTGGTTTTTCAGGAACGTGCCGCAGGTGGCAAAGCCTGATGACGTGTCGCTCGTGGCACCTCTGGACCTGAGGCAGGAGGCGATTCCACAGGAGCTTCGCGACTGGATGCGCGCGTCCGGGTGTGAACTTGGGCTCGGGGATGGGGGCGGTCTCAACTACGTGACGCTCGACGAACGCGTCGCCGTGGTCCTCGAGCGGGATGGTCTCGAGCGCAGTACTACATGGCGTTGGGCGCGAGCTTGGATCGTGTTGACAGGCTGGTGGACGCGGCATGGGCCTATGAACTCGCGCTACAGTATTCGCCGGTTTCTGTCGATCTGGTCCTCGACCTGGTGGCGGTTTATCTCACCTGTCTCGACGCGGGCTATGCCATGAGCAAAGGCCTGAGCGAGGGATTCACCGAAGGCGCCTACGATCGCGCCAATGAGGTCCTCGATCTTGGGGTGCGTACGTTTGGTGATCTTCCGGACTTCGAGGCATGGCGCTTGGCGCTACGGCAGTTGGTGTTGGGCGAAGAGATCCCGCGATCACGTTTCGAACAACTCGCGGCTGGTGGTTCAGACCTGGCCGCGATCGAAGCGTCCTTGGGGAGCGATCCTCGGTATCTCGCCCAAGCAAAGCAAGTCTTCGATCGGTCCGCCACACGCGACACTGCGCGGCAACGCTACTTCATGTCGTTTGCGAACAGTGTTCGGTGGTAACATGCTCGCGTCGTTGGCCTGGGGCGTACCGGGCAGCGTGAGTTCATTGTCAAGGTCTACGAGGACGATATCGAGCAAGCGAGCCCATCAGTTATCGGCGAACGCATGGACAGCCCGAGCTTGCCTCCTTTCGCGTCGTGAGTGCAATCCCCAAGCTCATGCTGGAAGGTGCCATAGCGGGGACCGAACGTATCATTGACATTCAGATCGTCACGTGTTACTTGTAGCAACACACGGTGCATCCGGTCCCGCACCTGTTCGCGCAGGCCTGTTGCACAGACCCACGTGTACCGGCGACAGCCGGTCTACCGGAGCCTTCCCATGTCCCATTCACTCGGAGATTTCCTCAAAGAGGAACGCCTGAAGCAGGGCCTCAGCTTGAGAGCCTTCTGCAAAGCCGTCAAACAGAACCCGTCGAATTACTCCCAGATCGAACGTGGTGCCGTGGCCCCTCCCAATGAGGAAGTGCTGGAGCGCTACGCGAGAGGTCTCGGCATCCAACCGGACCTGAGCGATCCTCGATGGAGCACCATGACTGCCCGTGCGGCGGCTGGTCGCGGCGACATTCCCCAGGACCTCCTCGCCCGTCCCACTGTGCTGGCTCTTCTGCCAGCATTCTTCGAAAAGGTTCGGTTGCTGCACAACGACGATGTAACCACTGAGACCCTCATCAACCTTCTTTCCGAGAAAGAATAAGGGTGAACACCTCGTCCAGTCGACTTCGGATCCGTTTGGCGGCGGAGCGATTCCGGCAACGGCTCGCTCCGCATCATGTCGGTCCGCTCGATATCGAGTATCTGATGGAGTCTGTGTTGGACATGGTTCTCATGCCCAAACAGGGGTTGATTGCGAACGCCAAGTGCAAGGCGTGGCTCGCCGTCGATGGTCGCACTGTCTGCATCGACGAAGACTATTTCAACACCGATCTTCCCGAAGTAAGAGAGACGATCATGCATGAGGTCGCTCATGCCCAATTGCATCAGCGTCTCTTGCCGCACTCTGCTGTCACCAGGCTCGGCGACTACGACAGCTTTCGCGCGCGTCTCTCGCAGGAGGAGGTGGAGTTTGCCGAACTAGAGGCGCGCGCGTTCTGCGGGCACGTGCTGGTGCCTACGCGGCTGTTGGAGATGTCGTTCTCCCTCGCCAATGCACGGCGACTGCTGCGTGCGCGCCAACCGCCCCACTCTCAACGAGATCCGGAACTCGAGCTTGCTGCCATAGCAAGGCAAATCGCCGTTCGTTACGGTGTCACCGACGCCCTCGCGATGCGCCGGATCTCAGAAGAACGGCTCCTCGAGAAGTCCCCATATTTATTTCTGCAGCTCGACCAATCGAGCGCTGCATCGCTGTTGGCATAAAAACAGAGCTCCCCATGTTGGCACATGAGGAGCTCTGGGATGGGTAAGGAGAGAGCGCCGGAGAGGTTCCATCTCCTTCACTTAACATCCGCGCCTCCAATGCATCGGAGGATCCTTCCCAGCGAACCCGACGCGCGGGCCGCTGGAGGCCGAGACTCATGACTGAGCCCCCGCTTTTGACCTAGGAAATCAAAAGCTGTAGTCAGAGTATCGGCCGCGCAAGGGATTTTCATCACCGCCCGCGCGTCAGGCAGGATTCATGGAATCCCAAGCCCCCTCCAGTGCGGATGAGCCTGGCCAAGACAGCGATGAGCTGATTTGTCGACCGTTCATCACCCTGAAGAGCGGCAAGCGGATCTATGCGTCGGCATACGGCAAGAAGGCGTTCTGCTTCAAGCCGAAGCCCCGCAAGTAGATCCCGCAAGTTGAGGTCGTAGGACGGAATGTGCGCAACCCGGATGGCTCCCGTGCTGTGCACACACCGAGTGCTTTCTGCGGTCACAGTCGTTTCATTCTTCAGGAGCTACAGATGACACCGAAGCATCACGACGAACGCTGGACGCCCGGTCAAGTGAAGCAGCTTGAGCAGCTCGCCGAGCAGAACACACCCACCCGGGTCATTGGCCTCAAGCTCGGACGTACCGAGGACGCCATCTACAGTAAGGCGCAGGCTGAGGAGATCTCCTTGAAGCCGACCAACCAGCGGCCATACAATCGTCGGAAGTAAGTCGAGCAGAAAGGCGCCCTCGGGTGCCTTTCTCACGCGTCCCCTCGGCACGGTAGGCATGTAGCCCATCGTGCCGAGCCCGCCGCAATGAACTACCGGTTTGCGCTGACGATTGAGCGTGACATTCGATCATCTGGACGCTCGCCCGGGTAGCGCAATCAGTCGTCGACACCTGGCGATACTCACAGGAAACTGCCGGCCCGGAGGCAAGCAGATGCTTCAAGGCAAGCGATGCAAGCCAAAACCACCGAACGGCCGGGGGTGAACGCACGGAAAGCCTTAAATCTGGGCCACCCACATCGGCTATTCTTTCCGTTATAATGCCCAGTCCAGAAACACAAAGGCCGATGATCGTGAGATCACCGGCCTTTCGTGTTTCGCCGTGCATGACGGCATGGGCGCGCAGGGACTCGAACCCCGGACCTCTGCTGTGTGAAAGCAGCGCTCTAACCAGCTGAGCTACGCGCCCGTTCTCCGAACCGGTCGTGCCGCAGCGCTTCCAGGACGGACCAAGAACGTAACGGGACGGGCGGAGCGGGGGAAGCCCCTCGGGGAAATTGACGCAAACGCCCCGACGTTGCCGTCGGGGCGTGCATGGTCCGGGTGGGACTTGAACCCACGATCCTTCGATTATGAGTCGAGCGCTTTGACCGACTAAGCTACCGGACCGAAGTGACACCTGAGGTGCGCCTGCGGATGGGACTCCACAATCGTCCCTTCATGCAAGATGCACCGCACCGTCACGTATCGCGAGTAGTCGAAGCCAGTCACCCGGTGCTGGTCTCGTGATGCGCATCGTACGCGTGCAGCACTTCGTCCGGCGACACGGTCGCGGCGCCCAGTTTGCCCACTTCCACGCCCGCGGCGTAGTTCGCCACGATCGCCGCTTCGATGGCGCTCGCGCCGGCCGCGAGCATGGTCGCGAGATAGGCCGTCACCGTATCGCCCGCGCCCACCACGTCGTACACCTCGCGCGCCGTGGTCGGCACCCGATGCACCACGCCGTCCGCCGAGATGAGGGCCATGCCGCGCTCGCCCAACGTGAGCAGGAGATGGTCCACACCGAGTCGGGCAAACGTCTCGGGAAGCGCCGCGGGATGATCCAGGTCCACGGCCGCACCCAACGCGCTTTCCAGTTCGCGCCGATTGGGTTTGAAGACCGTCGCGCCACGATAGGTGAAGAAATTCCGGAACTTCGGATCGACCACGATGGGCAACCGCCGTTCCCGGGCCATGGCGATGGCGCCCTCGATGACCGCGGGCACGAGTACGCCCTTGTTGTAGTCCTCGAACACCAGCGCGGTGGCATCGGGCAGCGCGCGGGCGATGGCCTCCAGCACACGCGTGACATCGGCGGCGGAGAGATCGGCGTCGTCTTCCTCGTCGAATCGCACCAGTTGCTGCGAACGCGCCATCACGCGGGTCTTGGTCGTGGTGGGACGCGCGACGGTCACCAGCGAGCGGGCGTGCATGGTGCCCTCCCCGAGCCGCTCCCGCAGGGTGGCGCCGGCCACGTCATCACCCACCACGGCCACCAGGTCGCACCCGGCCCCTAGGGCGGCCACGTTCTGCGCCACGTTGGCCGCGCCCCCGAGGGCCAGTTTGCGGTCGCGCACCCGCACCACGGGCACCGGCGCCTCGGGCGAGATGCGATCGACATCGCCCCGCAGATAGACGTCGAGCATGGCGTCGCCGATGATCAGCACATGCTGGTCGCGCGCGCGGGCGAGCAAGTCCGCGAGACGGTCACGCAAAATCCACGGTGTCATGCGGGGAAACTAGTCGCGTGGCGGGATGTTGGCGTGGGTGCAACCGAGGCGTCGGCGTGGGCGCACCGGCGACGGGCGGCACTGGCGATGGGCGGCACTGGCGGACGTCCGCGCCATCCGCATGTTACCGGGATGTCGACATTGTCGCGTGTTGCCATGGGGAGCCTGATACTGCGGTCACTCATGCTGTCACTCATGTTGACATTGGGCAGCGCGGCCGCACCGGCACAGTCCCCCAATGCGACCATTCACGGCCTCGTGCTGCATGCGGACAATGGCAGTGCGCTCCCCGCAACCGCGGTCGAGATGCTCA
The nucleotide sequence above comes from Gemmatimonas aurantiaca. Encoded proteins:
- a CDS encoding type II restriction endonuclease; amino-acid sequence: MSDIDTDTLQLADWLASVSGPEWLWYVKYLSANDTYAKKNVHQGGPHLGKSLFATAFPMLSDRAGRESNPDLTLPTHIDSHGESLDLRLVWYNSKRLSRQKNGRDEARLTRWGSTDSPLVEPDATGSLVIFAFRIQSNADADALRIWRCRSPSEEDYLLDRLPDVAPGAGRIVSPNGAYITSAIGGNCALRDEEIPEDWRSAFPNGEALVTWAAHRRLAHGSADRRLVERRRCEEQVFYSVERYHAMPRINSGFESVETFVEFAGSLTNRRKSRSGRSLELHARMIFNEERIPFAWQARTENRKAPDFIFPSEAAYHDPRFPSSSLRMLAAKTTCKDRWRQVLNEADRIADKHLLTLQEGVSVPQFREMQDAGIRLVVPEPIMSNYPDEVRPHLLTVEQLLAELRAVSGS
- the dcm gene encoding DNA (cytosine-5-)-methyltransferase, coding for MSPRTNSAPASGADFRRLREAMGFSRKRVADETGYALKTIARWESGESTVREAAYKYLLGLMPRSPVPGQFTFIDLFAGIGGFRSGFQEAGGCCVFTSEWDRHAQTTYRANYGDHDVHGDITAIPADAIPDHDVLLAGFPCQPFSIAGVSKKNALGRKHGFECETQGTLFFDIERIISAKQPKAFVLENVKNLQSHDRGRTFDVIRRTLTEKLGYRIAFRVIDARSFVPQHRERIFIVGLHPDLDSHFDFDEVQIPDPISGPRLGNILHPENGSEVPEERFTDAFGRVLPKYTLTPALWQYLQDYAKKHKAAGNGFGFGMVGPGDVARTLSARYYKDGSEILVQRESGPPRRLTPRECARLMGFDRPGREPFKITVSDTQAYRQFGNAVAVPVVASIAKALVPYLGGERRSVEPLGDPLPQLALAGA
- a CDS encoding bifunctional ADP-heptose synthase, yielding MTPWILRDRLADLLARARDQHVLIIGDAMLDVYLRGDVDRISPEAPVPVVRVRDRKLALGGAANVAQNVAALGAGCDLVAVVGDDVAGATLRERLGEGTMHARSLVTVARPTTTKTRVMARSQQLVRFDEEDDADLSAADVTRVLEAIARALPDATALVFEDYNKGVLVPAVIEGAIAMARERRLPIVVDPKFRNFFTYRGATVFKPNRRELESALGAAVDLDHPAALPETFARLGVDHLLLTLGERGMALISADGVVHRVPTTAREVYDVVGAGDTVTAYLATMLAAGASAIEAAIVANYAAGVEVGKLGAATVSPDEVLHAYDAHHETSTG
- a CDS encoding helix-turn-helix transcriptional regulator, whose protein sequence is MSHSLGDFLKEERLKQGLSLRAFCKAVKQNPSNYSQIERGAVAPPNEEVLERYARGLGIQPDLSDPRWSTMTARAAAGRGDIPQDLLARPTVLALLPAFFEKVRLLHNDDVTTETLINLLSEKE
- a CDS encoding very short patch repair endonuclease yields the protein MADIVAPSERSRMMASIKGRDTMPERLVRSHLHRAGLRFRLHQRGLPGRPDIVLARWKAVVFVHGCFWHRHEGCPQTATPSSNTAFWSRKFRENVERDARNIATLRRSGWRVFVVWECRTSTRALDALVRRIRR